In Arachis hypogaea cultivar Tifrunner chromosome 17, arahy.Tifrunner.gnm2.J5K5, whole genome shotgun sequence, a single window of DNA contains:
- the LOC112762415 gene encoding glycine-rich domain-containing protein 1 encodes MEKQQELEWAEAQKIIISEDLLVKAKQQLLFLAEVDRNRCLYGGSVLERATFRYKYCWLPLLAKHVETPMTQDPLVVPLDCEWIWHCHRLNPVRYKSDCMDLYGIILDDLNVVSSILGTSNEESEKIWNTMYPSEPYELHLDSDSLQDFDENLLGDPESTTKYDLISAVKRQTTFFYQVSRSYWNDDTFLEGAVARYKGFLYLIKRNKERSMRRFCVPTYDVDLIWHSHQLHPASYCKDLVAIMGKVLEHDDTDSDRSKGQKLDVGFFETTNQWEETFGTRYWKAGAMHRGNPPSPLTFDKFKVDAMQNDSTPSNKNQNLIQLPQKMLVEVMLEIVDVRDLPSGHKGKLVVSFKKKQEDILFNAKKQLSISSQPEGKQVAVFQCESRGELVLELIYRPCVNFRMVRPAKVLGKTSINLEDSQNAACKLPLQKWLDLTSAVKWSKPISICVGLSLTPPVPAPYKLQMVSTRPSIRSYAPFLPWRKFQQTKNWTNVVDEAGNEIINIHSQNLTTEKSNTNIKLEVIGTTASDETHLLAELKGTTWSMMNSDWTLQRKKSSDEDENVFELTGTRKVIIFPGRKLEFETRYYGNERGNCFLTAVEFSPKDPYGKAVALMNLAYGFLEIKEEWLVLPAILSAFALSNFPHFSDGIQNGNK; translated from the exons ATGGAGAAACAGCAAGAATTAGAGTGGGCTGAAGCCCAGAAAATTATAATAAGTGAAGACCTTTTGGTCAAAGCAAAACAACAGCTTCTTTTTCTGGCAGAAGTTGATAGGAATCGTTGCCTCTATGGTGGCTCAGTTTTAGAGCGAGCTACTTTCAG GTATAAATATTGCTGGCTTCCTTTACTAGCCAAACATGTAGAGACACCAATGACACAAGACCCTTTGGTAGTGCCTCTTGATTGTGAATGGATTTGGCATTGTCATAGGCTTAATCCG GTGCGTTACAAGAGCGACTGCATGGATCTTTATGGGATAATACTTGATGATTTGAATGTGGTTTCTTCAATTCTAGGAACCAGCAATGAGGAAAGTGAAAAAATCTGGAACACAATGTATCCAAGTGAGCCTTACGAACTTCATCTGGACAGTGACTCACTTCAAGACTTTGATGAAAACTTGTTGGGAGACCCAGAAAGTACCACAAAGTATGATCTAATCTCGGCTGTTAAAAGACAAACTACTTTCTTCTATCAG GTTTCTAGGTCATATTGGAATGATGATACTTTCCTTGAAGGAGCCGTGGCGCGATACAAGGGGTTTCTGTATTTGATCAAGAGGAACAAAGAAAGGTCTATGCGTCGTTTCTGCGTCCCAACATATGACGTTGATCTCATCTGGCATTCACACCAGTTGCACCCTGCATCTTACTGCAAAGATCTGGTGGCAATTATGGGTAAAGTGTTGGAGCATGATGACACAGATTCGGACAGAAGCAAGGGTCAAAAGCTGGATGTTGGATTTTTCGAAACCACCAACCAATGGGAAGAGACATTTGGAACAAGATACTGGAAAGCAGGAGCAATGCACAGGGGTAATCCCCCATCTCCTCTTACCTTTGATAAGTTCAAAGTAGATGCTATGCAGAATGATTCGACTCCATCCAATAAAAACCAGAATCTGATTCAGCTTCCACAGAAGATGCTTGTGGAG GTGATGCTTGAGATTGTTGATGTGAGAGACTTACCATCTGGGCATAAGGGTAAACTAGTTGTATCCTTCAAGAAGAAACAAGAAGATATACTTTTCAATGCTAAGAAACAATTAAGCATTTCGTCACAGCCGGAAGGGAAACAAGTTGCTGTCTTCCAATGCGAAAGCAGAGGCGAGTTGGTCCTTGAGCTCATTTACCGCCCATGTGTCAACTTTCGAATGGTGCGGCCGGCCAAAGTTTTGGGAAAAACTTCAATAAATCTCGAGGATTCGCAAAATGCAGCATGTAAACTACCACTTCAGAAGTGGTTAGATTTGACGTCTGCAGTCAAATGGTCGAAGCCTATTAGTATTTGCGTTGGTCTCTCTTTGACTCCTCCTGTTCCGGCGCCATACAAGTTGCAAATGGTTTCCACCCGTCCATCCATACGAAGCTATGCTCCATTCCTGCCTTGGAGAAAGtttcaacaaacaaaaaattgGACAAATGTTGTGGATGAGGCTGGCAACGAGATCATAAACATCCACAGCCA GAACTTGACAACTGAGAAATCTAACACTAACATCAAGTTAGAAGTGATTGGCACAACTGCATCGGATGAAACTCATCTCCTGGCAGAACTAAAGGGAACAACGTGGTCTATGATGAACTCCGATTGGACGTTACAGAGAAAGAAGAGCAGTGATGAAGATGAAAATGTATTTGAGCTCACAGGCACCCGGAAG GTGATTATTTTTCCTGGTAGAAAATTGGAGTTTGAAACTAGATACTATGGAAATGAAAGAGGAAATTGCTTTCTTACAGCAGTAGAATTCTCACCGAAGGATCCATATGGGAAGGCAGTGGCTTTGATGAATTTAGCATATGGTTTTTTAGAG ATCAAGGAAGAGTGGCTAGTACTCCCTGCGATATTGTCTGCATTTGCTCTCTCTAACTTCCCCCATTTCAGTGATGGCATACAAAATgggaataaataa
- the LOC112762416 gene encoding uncharacterized protein — translation MDNNTTANGTNNFNVAESRDSSPRSRDADNNGNHYNNSNNSFIDEPPPPSSAATTAKVKFMCSYGGRIQPRPHDNQLTYIGGDTKIVAVDRHVKFSALVSKLCSIANADVCFKYQLPGEDLDALISVTNDEDLDHMMVEYDRLCRSSPRPARLRLILFPLPNTTTSTTSTTTTTIATTTNNAPLPPHPSVLTKPERQWFVDALNSVRIPEPSSSSSPTQLPHPSFAALNPDFLFGLDNHKPHHAVSMDPAPSAPTVPDFSIGSSENAPEAVGETEFVRHVQEMQRLHLRNNNTTSDQPPQPPRKSTEENGVEYYAQKNQEKPTNSGPVHGNGPVPVPVHGSFLHNPVGHGGGYSLPVSGTGVEPAPVYIIQTPSGVYQAITPVAGPVGPGPVYLIQKTPASVSHAPTPVSHAPAQNGGYGGSEVGSAAERGYSQVAYAVRPQAAAAPSGDGWN, via the coding sequence ATGGACAACAACACTACCGCCAACGGCACCAACAATTTCAACGTCGCCGAGTCTCGTGACTCATCGCCGCGCTCTCGGGACGCTGACAACAACGGCAACCACTACAACAACAGCAATAACTCCTTCATCGATGAACCGCCTCCGCCATCCTCCGCCGCTACAACCGCCAAGGTGAAATTCATGTGCAGCTACGGCGGAAGGATCCAGCCCCGCCCTCACGATAACCAGCTCACCTACATCGGCGGCGACACCAAGATCGTCGCTGTCGATCGCCACGTCAAATTCTCTGCCCTCGTCTCCAAGCTCTGCTCCATCGCTAACGCCGATGTCTGCTTCAAGTACCAGCTTCCCGGCGAGGACCTCGACGCCCTCATTTCCGTCACCAATGACGAAGACCTCGACCACATGATGGTCGAGTACGATCGCCTGTGCCGCTCCTCACCTAGACCCGCACGCCTGAGGCTCATCCTCTTTCCTCTCCccaacaccaccaccagcaccaccagcaccaccacaACCACAATCGCAACCACCACCAACAATGCGCCTCTTCCTCCTCACCCTTCAGTTCTTACCAAACCCGAGCGTCAGTGGTTCGTGGACGCTCTCAACTCCGTTCGGATTCCAGAACCTTCTTCTTCCTCGTCTCCTACGCAACTGCCTCATCCATCTTTCGCGGCATTGAATCCGGATTTTCTGTTCGGATTAGATAATCATAAACCACATCACGCGGTTTCAATGGATCCCGCACCTTCCGCTCCAACCGTTCCGGATTTCTCTATTGGATCCTCGGAAAACGCGCCAGAAGCGGTTGGAGAAACTGAATTCGTTAGGCACGTGCAGGAGATGCAGAGGCTTCACCTCCGGAACAACAACACGACCAGTGACCAACCACCACAGCCTCCACGGAAAAGCACCGAAGAGAACGGCGTTGAGTATTACGCTCAGAAGAATCAAGAGAAACCGACTAATTCAGGACCGGTTCACGGAAATGGACCGGTTCCCGTTCCGGTTCATGGCTCTTTTTTGCACAACCCGGTTGGTCATGGTGGCGGTTACTCTTTGCCGGTTTCTGGAACCGGAGTTGAACCGGCTCCGGTTTATATCATTCAGACGCCTTCGGGAGTCTACCAGGCAATAACACCGGTGGCCGGACCGGTTGGTCCCGGTCCGGTTTATCTGATTCAGAAGACGCCGGCGTCGGTTTCACATGCACCGACGCCGGTGTCGCATGCACCGGCGCAGAATGGTGGTTACGGCGGTTCCGAGGTTGGTTCGGCTGCGGAGCGAGGCTACTCGCAGGTTGCATATGCGGTACGACCGCAGGCGGCAGCGGCTCCCAGCGGTGACGGGTGGAACTGA